From the genome of Bradyrhizobium elkanii USDA 76, one region includes:
- a CDS encoding segregation and condensation protein A, translated as MTAEILSFDTGRPADLAEGEPALVVDVEGYEGPLDLLLTLARQQKVDLSKISILALADQYLSFIEAARKIRLELAADYLVMAAWLAFLKSRLLLPEPPSAEGPSAEEMATALANRLRRLEAIREAANRLMNRPQFQRDIFPRGNPESIAEIKHPKFTATLYDLLSAYATQRQSRVLTTVHLQKRTVWSLAEARASLERLVGIAEDWSCLDEYLMNYVADPTQKATVFASSFAAALELVREGEMEINQKQAFAPIYFRKRQAQAATAAPDLSVE; from the coding sequence ATGACCGCTGAAATTCTTTCGTTTGATACCGGGCGGCCGGCCGACCTCGCCGAGGGCGAACCGGCGCTGGTGGTCGACGTCGAGGGCTATGAGGGCCCGCTCGACCTGCTGTTGACGCTGGCGCGGCAGCAGAAGGTCGACCTGTCGAAGATCTCGATCCTCGCGCTTGCCGACCAATATCTTTCGTTCATCGAGGCCGCGCGCAAGATTCGCCTCGAGCTTGCGGCCGACTATCTGGTGATGGCGGCGTGGTTGGCGTTCCTGAAGTCGCGGCTTCTGCTGCCTGAGCCGCCGAGCGCGGAGGGACCGAGCGCCGAGGAAATGGCGACCGCGCTCGCCAACCGGCTGCGCCGGCTGGAGGCGATCCGCGAGGCGGCGAACCGGCTGATGAACCGGCCCCAGTTTCAGCGCGATATCTTTCCGCGCGGCAATCCGGAATCGATCGCCGAGATCAAGCATCCGAAGTTCACCGCGACCCTGTACGACCTGCTGTCGGCCTATGCCACGCAGCGCCAGTCGCGCGTTCTGACCACGGTTCATCTGCAGAAGCGTACCGTGTGGTCGCTTGCGGAAGCACGCGCCTCGCTGGAGCGGCTGGTCGGCATCGCCGAGGACTGGAGCTGCCTCGACGAGTATCTGATGAATTACGTCGCCGATCCCACCCAGAAGGCGACGGTGTTCGCATCGAGCTTCGCTGCGGCCCTCGAGCTGGTTCGCGAGGGCGAGATGGAGATCAACCAGAAGCAGGCGTTCGCGCCGATCTATTTCCGAAAGCGTCAAGCGCAAGCCGCAACGGCGGCGCCGGACCTGTCGGTTGAGTAA
- the nagZ gene encoding beta-N-acetylhexosaminidase produces the protein MTNRAFITGISGLILNEAEREFIRTERPWGFILFKRNIESPAQVAALVGELRSAVGVTDAPVLIDQEGGRVQRLGPPHWPAYPPGASFGALYDIDPKLGLAAARLSSRLIAADLIDLGITVDCLPLADVPVAGADAVIGNRAYGTEPGKVAAIARAVTDGLEQGGVLPVLKHIPGHGRATADSHFRLPTVDTAKAELERTDFAAFQPLADLPMAMTAHVVFSALDPVHPATTSATIIEQVIRGLIGFQGLLMSDDVSMNALAGSIAERTRAIVTAGCDMVLHCNGNIDEMREVARETPELAGKALERATATLAARRPPQPLDRQTARAELDALLDRVGTA, from the coding sequence ATGACGAACCGCGCATTCATCACGGGCATCTCCGGGCTGATCCTCAACGAGGCCGAACGCGAATTCATTCGCACCGAGCGGCCATGGGGCTTCATCCTGTTCAAGCGCAACATCGAGAGTCCTGCCCAAGTGGCGGCTCTTGTTGGGGAACTCCGGTCCGCAGTCGGCGTCACCGATGCTCCGGTCCTGATTGACCAGGAAGGCGGGCGGGTGCAGCGGCTTGGCCCGCCGCATTGGCCGGCCTATCCGCCGGGCGCGAGCTTTGGGGCGCTCTACGACATCGATCCGAAGCTCGGGCTTGCGGCGGCGCGGCTCAGCTCACGGCTGATTGCGGCCGACCTGATCGACCTTGGAATCACCGTCGATTGCCTGCCTTTGGCCGACGTTCCCGTGGCCGGGGCGGATGCGGTGATCGGCAACCGGGCCTATGGAACTGAACCCGGCAAGGTCGCGGCGATCGCCCGGGCGGTCACGGACGGGCTGGAACAGGGCGGGGTCCTGCCGGTTCTCAAGCATATTCCCGGCCATGGCCGGGCCACGGCGGACAGCCATTTCCGGCTTCCGACGGTTGATACCGCCAAGGCCGAACTGGAACGGACCGATTTTGCCGCGTTCCAGCCGCTTGCCGATCTGCCGATGGCCATGACTGCACATGTTGTGTTTAGCGCGCTCGACCCCGTCCATCCGGCGACGACTTCTGCGACAATCATCGAACAGGTGATTCGCGGCCTGATCGGGTTCCAGGGTTTGTTGATGAGTGATGACGTGTCGATGAATGCGCTGGCCGGGTCAATTGCCGAGCGGACCCGCGCCATCGTCACCGCCGGTTGCGACATGGTTCTGCACTGCAACGGCAATATTGACGAGATGCGCGAGGTCGCACGCGAAACGCCGGAACTGGCCGGCAAGGCGCTTGAGCGCGCCACGGCGACGCTCGCCGCGCGCAGGCCGCCTCAGCCGCTCGACCGGCAGACGGCACGGGCTGAACTGGATGCGTTGTTGGATCGGGTAGGGACGGCATGA
- a CDS encoding SPOR domain-containing protein, producing the protein MADRYQDRHFPADTASKADSDPLAELARLIGQTDPFGSANKPPPRPLQSRANARPQQYEPQAADEDAPPAGPPTWMQRARQEAVAPPPVQHTEDEEPEQDYQPKPVHPLHRYAAQQAQPAPAPVAQYRPVEAPRQPEAFDEEPHYQGGGQSQDPSRYDDALYGQLEAGEQDLQRDPAYPDDPYAYEEAYEEEPEPRRRRSGLMTVAAVLALGVFGVGGAYAYRTYVGSPRSGEPPIIKADNTPTKVIPAQADAPAKTPDRMATGDGTEKIVSREETPVDVNSKTAGPRVVFPPLNANANPPPAASVQTAQPAPAPVTANGTLPNNEPRKVRTLSVKGDTPDGTQATATVPAKPPAAAKPPVSRGNPAAANASVNSPMSLVPGQAEAAPAAPPTRVASTSAAPVGGGGYLVQVSSQKNEADAQASYRTLQGKYRSVLGSQPLVVKRVDLGEKGVYYRAFAGPFASSEEASQVCKSLMSAGGPQCLIQRN; encoded by the coding sequence ATGGCTGATCGATATCAGGACCGACATTTTCCCGCCGACACGGCTTCCAAGGCCGACAGCGATCCGCTTGCCGAACTGGCACGGCTGATCGGCCAGACGGATCCCTTCGGCTCCGCCAACAAGCCGCCGCCGCGGCCGCTGCAGTCGCGCGCCAACGCGCGGCCGCAACAATACGAGCCGCAGGCCGCGGACGAGGATGCGCCGCCCGCGGGCCCGCCGACCTGGATGCAGCGCGCGCGGCAGGAGGCCGTCGCTCCGCCTCCCGTGCAGCACACCGAAGACGAAGAGCCCGAGCAGGACTACCAGCCGAAGCCGGTGCATCCGTTGCACCGCTATGCGGCTCAGCAGGCGCAGCCCGCGCCTGCGCCTGTGGCGCAATATCGTCCGGTCGAGGCCCCTCGGCAGCCGGAGGCATTTGACGAGGAGCCGCACTATCAGGGTGGCGGTCAGAGTCAGGATCCGTCGCGCTATGACGACGCGCTCTACGGCCAACTGGAAGCCGGCGAGCAGGACCTGCAGCGCGATCCCGCCTATCCGGACGATCCCTATGCCTATGAGGAGGCCTACGAGGAAGAACCCGAGCCCCGTCGGCGGCGCAGCGGCCTGATGACGGTCGCCGCGGTGCTCGCGCTTGGCGTGTTCGGCGTCGGTGGCGCGTATGCCTACCGGACCTATGTCGGTTCGCCCCGCAGCGGTGAGCCGCCGATCATCAAGGCCGACAACACGCCGACCAAGGTAATTCCGGCCCAGGCCGACGCGCCGGCCAAGACGCCGGACCGCATGGCGACGGGCGACGGCACCGAGAAGATCGTGTCGCGCGAAGAGACGCCGGTCGACGTCAATTCGAAGACCGCCGGACCGCGCGTCGTGTTTCCGCCGCTGAACGCCAATGCGAATCCGCCGCCGGCGGCCAGCGTGCAGACGGCGCAGCCGGCGCCAGCGCCGGTCACCGCGAACGGCACGTTGCCGAACAACGAGCCGCGCAAGGTCCGCACCCTCTCGGTCAAGGGCGATACACCCGATGGCACGCAGGCCACCGCGACTGTGCCGGCGAAACCTCCGGCGGCGGCGAAGCCTCCGGTGTCGCGCGGCAACCCGGCTGCGGCCAATGCCAGCGTCAACTCGCCAATGTCGCTGGTTCCCGGCCAGGCTGAAGCGGCTCCGGCCGCGCCTCCGACCCGGGTGGCGTCCACCTCGGCGGCTCCGGTTGGTGGCGGCGGATATCTGGTGCAGGTGTCCTCGCAGAAGAACGAGGCGGACGCGCAGGCGTCGTACCGGACGCTGCAGGGCAAATATCGCAGCGTGCTCGGTTCGCAGCCTCTGGTGGTGAAACGCGTCGATCTCGGCGAGAAGGGCGTTTACTACCGCGCCTTCGCGGGCCCGTTCGCGTCGTCGGAAGAGGCGAGCCAAGTGTGCAAGAGCCTGATGTCGGCGGGTGGGCCGCAGTGCCTCATCCAAAGAAATTAA
- the argS gene encoding arginine--tRNA ligase, giving the protein MADTTASPHLFADMLTRVHAICAAVAAEDNWPAGIDLSRVVVEPPRDANHGDMATNAAMVLAKDAKAKPRELADKIAERLRADALVASVDVAGPGFINLTLKPQVWADALRAVLAAGSAYGRSDIGKAEKVNVEYVSANPTGPMHVGHCRGAVFGDALCSLLQFAGFDVCREYYINDAGAQVDVLARSAFLRYREALGQDIGAIPEGLYPGDYLVPVGEALAREYGEKLLDMEEAAWLPIVRDKAIAMMMEMIKGDLAALNIHHDVFFSERSLITSGNNKVAETIDFLRAKGDIYEGRLPPPKGKPVEDYEDREQSLFRATVYGDDVDRPLIKSDGSYTYFASDIANHRYKFERGFTNLIDVFGADHGGYIKRMQAAVKAVTAGKAVLDVKIVQLVKLLRDGEPVKMSKRSGEFVTLREVVDEVGSDAVRFMMLFRKNDAVLDFDLAKVIEQSKDNAVFYVQYGHARGHSIFRNAREEAVPDLPETDEARLAYLRNATVERLTDPAELDLLKRLALYPRMIEAAAVAHEPHRIAFYLYDLASEFHALWTKGRDLPYLRFIINNDAEITRARLAMVQGVVSVLASGLAVLGVHAPTEMR; this is encoded by the coding sequence ATGGCCGACACGACTGCTTCACCACACCTTTTTGCCGATATGCTGACGCGCGTGCACGCGATCTGTGCCGCTGTCGCAGCCGAGGACAATTGGCCCGCCGGCATCGATCTGTCCCGCGTCGTGGTGGAGCCGCCGCGCGACGCCAACCATGGCGACATGGCGACCAATGCCGCGATGGTGCTCGCCAAGGACGCCAAGGCGAAGCCGCGCGAGCTTGCCGACAAGATCGCCGAGCGGCTGCGCGCCGATGCGCTGGTGGCCTCCGTCGATGTCGCCGGGCCCGGCTTCATCAACCTGACCTTGAAGCCGCAGGTCTGGGCGGACGCGCTACGCGCCGTGCTGGCCGCCGGCTCGGCTTACGGGCGCAGCGACATCGGCAAGGCCGAGAAGGTCAATGTCGAATACGTCTCGGCCAACCCGACCGGGCCGATGCATGTCGGCCATTGCCGCGGCGCCGTGTTCGGCGACGCGCTGTGCAGCCTGCTGCAATTCGCGGGCTTCGACGTCTGCCGCGAATATTACATCAACGACGCCGGCGCCCAGGTCGACGTGCTCGCGCGTTCGGCGTTCCTGCGCTACCGCGAGGCGCTCGGCCAGGACATCGGTGCGATCCCGGAAGGGCTCTATCCCGGCGACTACCTCGTGCCGGTCGGCGAGGCGCTCGCCAGGGAATATGGCGAGAAGCTGCTCGACATGGAAGAAGCCGCGTGGCTGCCGATCGTGCGCGACAAGGCGATCGCCATGATGATGGAGATGATCAAGGGCGATCTCGCCGCGCTCAATATCCATCACGATGTGTTCTTCTCCGAGCGCTCGCTGATCACGTCAGGCAACAACAAGGTCGCCGAGACCATCGATTTCCTCCGCGCCAAGGGCGACATCTACGAGGGCCGTTTGCCGCCGCCGAAGGGCAAGCCGGTCGAGGACTACGAGGACCGCGAGCAGTCGCTGTTCCGCGCCACCGTCTATGGCGACGACGTCGATCGTCCGCTGATCAAGTCGGACGGCTCCTACACCTACTTCGCCTCCGACATCGCCAACCACCGCTACAAGTTCGAGCGTGGCTTCACCAATCTGATCGACGTGTTCGGTGCCGATCACGGCGGCTACATCAAGCGCATGCAGGCCGCCGTGAAGGCTGTGACCGCGGGCAAGGCTGTGCTCGACGTCAAGATCGTGCAACTCGTGAAGCTGCTGCGCGACGGCGAGCCGGTAAAGATGTCGAAGCGGTCGGGCGAGTTCGTCACGCTGCGCGAGGTGGTCGACGAGGTCGGCTCCGACGCTGTCCGATTCATGATGCTGTTCCGCAAGAACGACGCGGTGCTCGATTTCGACCTCGCCAAGGTGATCGAACAGTCAAAGGACAACGCGGTCTTCTACGTCCAGTACGGCCACGCCCGCGGCCATTCGATCTTCCGCAACGCGCGGGAGGAAGCGGTTCCCGATCTGCCCGAGACCGATGAGGCCCGGCTGGCCTATCTCCGTAATGCTACGGTCGAGCGGCTGACCGACCCGGCCGAGCTCGATCTGCTCAAGCGGCTTGCGCTTTATCCGCGGATGATCGAGGCTGCGGCGGTGGCACATGAGCCGCACCGAATCGCTTTTTATCTCTATGATTTGGCCAGTGAATTTCATGCGCTGTGGACCAAGGGGCGCGATTTGCCCTATTTACGCTTCATTATCAATAATGATGCAGAGATCACGAGGGCGCGACTGGCAATGGTTCAGGGCGTCGTCTCGGTTCTGGCATCGGGCTTAGCTGTTCTAGGCGTCCACGCTCCGACCGAGATGCGGTAG
- a CDS encoding deoxyguanosinetriphosphate triphosphohydrolase has product MSVGMAAPRAPYACDPDCSRGRLVAEPPSRTRSPFRRDCDRVIHSTAFRRLKHKTQVFVFHEGDHYRTRLTHSLEVAQIARALARQLGVDEDLTETLALAHDLGHPPFGHAGERALDECLRDDGGFDHNAQALRVVTSLEHRYPEFGGLNLTWESLEGIVKHNGPLTERNGAPAGRYLESGVPIGIADYNKSHDLELWSYASLEAQIAAFADDIAYDAHDIDDGLRAGLFAVDDLKEMPLTAEIIAEIDRHYPGLDEVRRGAELVRELISHFISAVINEASRRLAAAQPQSAHDVRHHNAPLIAFPSEVAEQEAAIKAFLFRRMYRHKRVMLVMGEAEEVVRNLFERYQQSPEDLPAEWIEGSVQETGSARNRRIGNFIAGMTDRFALIEHQRLFDSTPDLR; this is encoded by the coding sequence GTGTCGGTCGGAATGGCTGCCCCCCGCGCGCCTTATGCCTGCGACCCCGATTGCAGCCGCGGCCGGCTGGTCGCGGAGCCGCCAAGCCGGACCCGGAGCCCATTCCGGCGCGACTGCGACCGGGTGATCCATTCCACCGCGTTCCGCCGCCTCAAGCACAAGACCCAGGTCTTCGTCTTCCACGAGGGCGATCACTACCGGACCCGGCTGACCCATTCGCTGGAGGTCGCACAGATCGCCCGGGCGCTGGCCCGCCAGCTCGGGGTCGACGAGGACCTGACCGAGACGCTGGCGCTGGCGCATGACCTTGGCCATCCGCCGTTCGGGCATGCCGGCGAGCGGGCGCTCGACGAATGCCTCAGGGATGACGGCGGCTTCGACCATAATGCGCAGGCGCTGCGGGTCGTCACCTCGCTGGAGCATCGCTACCCCGAATTCGGCGGGCTGAACCTGACCTGGGAATCGCTCGAGGGGATCGTCAAGCACAACGGCCCCCTGACCGAGCGCAATGGCGCGCCCGCCGGCCGCTACCTGGAGAGTGGAGTCCCGATCGGAATTGCCGACTACAACAAGAGCCACGACCTCGAGCTCTGGAGCTATGCCTCGCTCGAGGCGCAGATCGCGGCCTTCGCCGACGACATCGCCTATGACGCGCACGATATCGATGACGGCCTGCGTGCCGGTCTTTTCGCGGTCGACGATCTCAAGGAGATGCCGCTGACCGCTGAGATCATCGCCGAGATCGACCGCCACTATCCCGGGCTCGATGAGGTCCGGCGCGGCGCCGAACTGGTGCGAGAGCTGATCTCACACTTCATCAGCGCAGTCATCAACGAAGCGAGCCGGCGCCTCGCGGCCGCGCAGCCGCAATCGGCCCACGACGTGCGCCACCACAATGCCCCTCTGATTGCGTTTCCCTCCGAGGTGGCGGAGCAGGAAGCGGCGATCAAGGCGTTCCTGTTCCGGCGGATGTATCGCCACAAGCGGGTGATGCTGGTGATGGGGGAGGCGGAGGAGGTCGTCCGCAATCTGTTCGAGCGCTACCAGCAGTCGCCTGAAGACCTGCCGGCGGAATGGATCGAGGGGAGCGTGCAGGAGACCGGGAGCGCTCGGAACAGGCGGATCGGCAATTTCATTGCCGGGATGACCGACCGTTTCGCCCTGATCGAGCACCAAAGGCTTTTTGACTCGACCCCGGATTTGCGTTAG
- the erpA gene encoding iron-sulfur cluster insertion protein ErpA: MTAAITVSERAARRIGQILSKEGEGAKLRISVEGGGCSGFQYKFDVERTQADDDLVIERDSAVVLIDPASVPFLMGSEVDFVDDLIGASFRVVNPNATASCGCGTSFSI, from the coding sequence ATGACTGCTGCCATCACCGTCAGCGAACGGGCCGCCCGCCGTATCGGGCAGATCCTCAGCAAGGAAGGCGAAGGCGCCAAGCTGCGCATTTCGGTCGAGGGCGGCGGCTGCTCCGGTTTCCAGTACAAGTTCGACGTCGAGCGCACCCAGGCCGATGACGACCTCGTGATCGAGCGCGACAGCGCGGTGGTGCTGATCGATCCGGCCTCGGTGCCGTTCCTCATGGGCTCGGAAGTCGACTTCGTCGACGACCTGATCGGCGCCTCGTTCCGCGTCGTCAATCCGAACGCCACCGCCTCCTGCGGCTGCGGCACCAGCTTCTCGATCTAA
- a CDS encoding efflux RND transporter permease subunit: MTLSELCIRRPVMTTLITASIIAFGVFGFRLLPVSALPKVDFPTIAVTATLPGASADTMAASVAGIIERQLSTIAGISSMSSNSSQGTSVITIQFDLNRNIDAAALDVQTALTIAQRRLPIEMTIPPSFRKVNPADFPVLFVSLGSATLPLSSVNEYGDITIGQALSQLPGVAQVLIYGAQKFAIRVQADPEAAAARGVSMEDIRAAVSRANSSTPVGTLNGPKQDVALQASGQMDKAADYRQIYVAWRNGSPVRLDEIAKVYDSVENDKIATWMNDERAIVLAIQKQPDANTVAVVDAVLAKLPSLRAAIPPSVTMQVMMDRSVSIRQAVSDVEETLLIAIGLVILVIFLFLRSASATFIPALAVPISLFGTCAAMYALDYSINNMTLLALTLSVGFVVDDAIVMLENIVRHIEHGMKPFEAALKGAREIGFTIISITFSLIAVFIPVLLMGGIVGRVFREFAVTISVAIIVSGFVSLTLTPMLCARVLRAHDASKRPNVVLRAFEAMFEAWLRAYEWALDWVLAKKALMLAVTLATLGGTIYLYMIVPKGFFPQEDTGFLIGVTEAATDTSFEAMKVRQQALVEVMRTDPAVDYINSTVGSGGPNPTTNYGRLFIALKPQKTRDNATVVIGRLRQKAREIPGMQAFFQSVQNLSIGGRISKSQYQYVMQSGDTEALYRVAPEMRDKIEKIPGLLDVTTDLYIKNPQMTVDIDREKAAVYGVTVDQVRNQLYNAYGARQVGTIYMPSNDYQIILEVQPQFRVDPSDLSKLYMKTANNQTIPLDAVARLVPTVGPLQINHQGQQPAVTISFNLAPGTSLGYAVDKITELEQTANLPPTIVTGFSGTAQVFQDSLRGQGVLILAAVFAAFVILGILYESFIHPITIISGLPSAGIGAILTLMMLGMELSVIAMIGIVMLVGIVKKNAIMMVDFALERRRVGLSAEHAIREAALLRFRPIMMTTFAAIFGTLPIALGAGAGAELRQPLGVAVVGGLCVSQLLTLFITPVIYIYLDRIDRRLRRKLDPEGEAGGDVERPQVVAAE, translated from the coding sequence ATGACGCTCTCCGAGCTCTGCATCCGCCGCCCGGTCATGACGACGCTGATCACGGCGTCGATCATCGCATTCGGGGTGTTCGGCTTCCGCCTGCTGCCGGTCTCGGCGCTGCCCAAGGTGGACTTCCCGACCATCGCGGTGACCGCGACCTTGCCCGGCGCCAGCGCCGACACCATGGCAGCCTCGGTCGCCGGCATCATCGAGCGTCAGCTCTCGACCATTGCCGGCATCTCCTCGATGTCCTCGAACTCCTCGCAGGGCACGAGCGTCATCACCATCCAGTTCGACCTCAACCGCAACATCGATGCTGCCGCGCTCGACGTGCAGACCGCGTTGACGATCGCGCAGCGCCGGCTGCCGATCGAGATGACGATCCCGCCGAGCTTCCGGAAGGTGAACCCGGCGGACTTCCCGGTGCTGTTTGTCTCGCTGGGATCGGCGACGCTGCCGCTGTCGAGCGTCAACGAATACGGCGACATCACGATCGGGCAGGCGCTATCGCAGCTGCCGGGCGTCGCCCAGGTGCTGATCTACGGCGCGCAGAAATTCGCCATCCGCGTCCAGGCCGACCCGGAGGCCGCCGCCGCGCGCGGCGTCTCGATGGAGGATATCCGCGCCGCGGTGTCGCGCGCCAATTCCTCGACCCCGGTCGGTACCTTGAACGGCCCCAAGCAGGACGTCGCGCTGCAGGCCTCCGGCCAGATGGACAAGGCGGCCGACTACCGCCAGATCTATGTCGCCTGGCGCAACGGCTCGCCGGTCCGGCTCGACGAGATCGCCAAGGTCTATGACAGCGTCGAGAACGACAAGATCGCGACCTGGATGAACGACGAGCGGGCGATCGTGCTCGCGATCCAGAAGCAGCCCGACGCCAACACCGTGGCGGTGGTCGACGCGGTGCTGGCCAAGCTGCCGTCGCTGCGCGCCGCCATTCCGCCCTCGGTGACCATGCAGGTCATGATGGACCGTTCGGTCTCGATCCGGCAGGCGGTCAGCGACGTCGAGGAGACCCTGCTGATCGCGATCGGCCTCGTCATCCTCGTGATCTTCCTGTTCCTGCGCTCGGCCTCTGCCACCTTCATTCCGGCGCTCGCGGTGCCGATCTCGCTGTTCGGCACCTGCGCGGCGATGTACGCGCTGGACTACTCCATCAACAACATGACGCTGCTGGCGCTGACGCTCTCGGTCGGCTTCGTGGTCGACGACGCCATCGTCATGCTGGAGAACATCGTCCGCCATATCGAGCACGGCATGAAGCCGTTCGAGGCGGCACTGAAGGGCGCCCGCGAGATCGGCTTCACCATTATCTCGATCACCTTCTCGCTGATCGCCGTGTTCATCCCGGTGCTGCTGATGGGCGGCATCGTCGGCCGCGTGTTCCGCGAATTTGCGGTCACGATTTCGGTCGCCATCATCGTCTCCGGCTTCGTGTCGCTGACCCTGACGCCGATGCTGTGCGCCCGCGTGCTGCGCGCGCATGACGCGAGCAAGCGGCCGAACGTCGTGCTGCGGGCGTTCGAGGCGATGTTCGAGGCCTGGCTGCGCGCCTATGAATGGGCGCTCGACTGGGTGCTGGCCAAGAAGGCCCTGATGCTGGCGGTGACGCTGGCGACGCTCGGCGGCACCATCTATCTCTACATGATCGTGCCGAAAGGCTTCTTCCCGCAGGAGGACACCGGCTTTCTGATCGGCGTGACGGAAGCGGCGACCGACACCTCGTTCGAGGCGATGAAGGTGCGCCAGCAGGCGCTGGTCGAGGTGATGCGGACCGATCCGGCGGTCGACTATATCAATTCGACGGTCGGCTCCGGCGGTCCCAATCCAACCACCAATTACGGCCGGCTGTTCATCGCGCTGAAGCCGCAGAAGACCCGTGACAACGCCACCGTCGTGATCGGGCGGCTGCGCCAGAAGGCGCGCGAGATCCCGGGCATGCAGGCGTTCTTCCAGAGCGTCCAGAACCTCAGCATCGGCGGCCGTATCTCCAAGAGTCAGTATCAGTATGTGATGCAGAGCGGCGACACCGAGGCGCTGTACCGGGTGGCGCCCGAGATGCGCGACAAGATCGAGAAGATCCCGGGCCTGCTCGATGTCACGACAGACCTCTACATCAAGAACCCGCAGATGACGGTCGACATCGATCGCGAGAAGGCGGCGGTCTACGGCGTCACCGTCGATCAGGTCCGCAACCAGCTCTACAACGCCTACGGCGCGCGGCAGGTCGGCACCATCTACATGCCGTCGAACGACTACCAGATCATCCTCGAGGTGCAGCCGCAGTTCCGCGTCGATCCGTCCGACCTCTCGAAGCTCTACATGAAGACCGCGAACAACCAGACCATTCCGCTGGATGCGGTGGCGAGGCTGGTGCCGACGGTCGGGCCGTTGCAGATCAACCACCAGGGCCAGCAGCCGGCGGTAACGATCTCCTTCAACCTCGCGCCGGGCACCTCACTCGGCTACGCGGTCGACAAGATCACCGAACTCGAGCAGACCGCGAACCTGCCGCCGACGATTGTGACCGGCTTCTCCGGCACCGCGCAGGTGTTCCAGGATTCGCTGCGCGGGCAGGGCGTGCTGATCCTCGCCGCGGTGTTCGCGGCCTTCGTGATCCTCGGCATTCTCTACGAGAGCTTCATCCACCCGATCACGATCATTTCCGGCCTGCCTTCGGCCGGTATCGGGGCGATCCTCACGCTGATGATGTTAGGCATGGAGCTGTCGGTCATCGCGATGATCGGCATCGTGATGCTGGTCGGCATCGTCAAGAAGAACGCGATCATGATGGTCGACTTCGCGCTGGAGCGACGCCGGGTCGGCCTCAGCGCCGAGCACGCGATCCGCGAGGCGGCACTGCTGCGCTTCCGTCCGATCATGATGACGACGTTCGCGGCGATCTTCGGCACGCTGCCGATTGCGCTCGGCGCGGGCGCCGGCGCCGAACTGCGTCAGCCGCTCGGCGTCGCCGTGGTCGGCGGCCTCTGCGTCTCGCAATTGCTGACGCTGTTCATCACGCCCGTCATCTACATCTATCTCGACCGCATCGACCGCAGGCTGCGGCGCAAGCTCGACCCAGAGGGGGAGGCGGGCGGCGACGTCGAGCGGCCGCAGGTGGTCGCGGCGGAATAG